From a single Dehalococcoidia bacterium genomic region:
- a CDS encoding MaoC family dehydratase N-terminal domain-containing protein: protein MTTEQQKNAGWTKIDDNMLAKMRSTIGREARYKNPWHTAVTLDNLKHFAFGIGDPNPLWWRLDYARNTRYGTCIASPTFLYSANCGPSWYPDDPGSKGQGLPGIHGLWGGDTWEWYRPLKLGEPVVAITKLLDVTERPHSAYSTRVILENKETRFEADKGEVVAKYVSHLFRFERGAPKEKKKYTEIETPRYTEDQLQEVWDAYAREEVRGAKPRYWEDVQVGDTLGPMVKGPLTVTSLVAWFQGWGGHFCVTDKIRWDYFVKHPKAAIKDPVSGIPDVPTRVHWDPWFAREIGFGVGGYDVGGQRISWALNLVTNWMGDDGFIKWADVQVRRPNFLGDVQWFRGKVTAKHERNGEHLVDVEGSAESQRHETTTTLRCSVLLPSRGQ from the coding sequence ATGACAACCGAGCAGCAGAAGAACGCGGGCTGGACGAAAATTGACGACAACATGTTGGCGAAGATGCGCTCTACGATCGGGCGCGAGGCTCGGTATAAGAACCCCTGGCATACAGCCGTTACGCTGGATAACCTCAAACACTTCGCATTTGGTATCGGCGACCCCAACCCGCTTTGGTGGCGGCTGGACTATGCGCGCAATACGCGCTACGGCACGTGCATCGCGTCTCCTACGTTCTTGTACAGCGCCAACTGCGGGCCATCATGGTACCCGGACGACCCCGGCAGCAAAGGACAGGGCCTGCCGGGCATTCACGGCCTGTGGGGAGGCGACACATGGGAGTGGTACCGTCCTCTCAAGCTTGGCGAACCGGTTGTCGCGATCACCAAACTCCTCGACGTCACTGAGCGCCCACACTCCGCCTATTCGACACGGGTTATCCTGGAGAACAAGGAAACACGCTTCGAGGCCGACAAGGGTGAAGTCGTGGCGAAGTACGTCAGCCATCTGTTCCGGTTCGAACGTGGCGCGCCCAAAGAGAAGAAGAAATACACTGAAATAGAGACTCCGCGCTATACAGAGGACCAATTACAGGAAGTGTGGGATGCGTACGCGCGCGAGGAAGTGCGCGGAGCGAAACCCCGGTACTGGGAGGACGTCCAGGTAGGTGACACCCTCGGGCCCATGGTAAAGGGTCCTCTGACGGTGACCTCCCTCGTCGCATGGTTCCAGGGTTGGGGAGGACACTTCTGCGTCACCGACAAGATCCGATGGGACTATTTTGTGAAGCATCCGAAAGCAGCCATCAAAGACCCCGTGTCCGGCATCCCTGACGTTCCCACGCGTGTGCACTGGGACCCGTGGTTTGCACGCGAGATCGGATTCGGCGTGGGCGGCTATGACGTCGGAGGGCAGCGCATCTCATGGGCACTCAATCTTGTCACGAACTGGATGGGAGACGATGGATTCATCAAGTGGGCGGACGTCCAGGTACGCCGCCCGAACTTCCTGGGCGACGTGCAGTGGTTCCGCGGCAAAGTCACGGCCAAACACGAGCGCAACGGCGAGCACCTGGTTGACGTAGAAGGATCAGCCGAGAGCCAGAGACACGAGACAACGACCACGTTGCGCTGCTCCGTGCTGCTGCCGTCCCGCGGCCAGTAG
- a CDS encoding CoA-transferase, with amino-acid sequence MVDSDAKGQRMSDKILPLDEAVRRHVRPGMTLHFDIGPRAAIRAVLRQFWGKNPQFTLALVGVGRAHAGDLIHAGLAKRVIAASCVEHFPRAGPMKVIQRAYASRSVEFEHWSDCAIIQRFMAGAMGVGFVPTTSILGSTMESANAAVGAFRAMDDPFGSGQRIGLVKALNPDISFVHAVAADPMGNAIILGSDENLWGAKASGGVIVSTEKVVSTDFIRSHAYLTTLPAYMTRAVCPTPFGAHPGLLNNFGFDEFDTYLQDDDFLRMCSVAVESPEKLDQLIHEWVLSCEDHEAYLQKLGGERLNRLRTQAGLRRQAREKVELSSAVTPSEPTKDYTDAEMMVVASCRKIVETMTRKGFDRILLGVGVGLLAGESAYLTLKGQGKLATLITGTTGLGQEPVAHHASRVVSDFTMLHNTVEGYAVHVGGHTKRCLAILGAGEIDRYGNINTSEISETMFLTGSGGGNDASSQAAETFVIGRQSTRRMVDKVHYVTSSGARVSTCITDLGIFEKEVRDGEFLLTGYYARDGRSQEDIVKDVQARCGWRIRVSPRLAPVPAPNSQELALVRALDPDRLYLRE; translated from the coding sequence ATGGTGGACTCTGATGCAAAGGGCCAGCGCATGAGCGACAAAATCCTTCCGCTTGACGAGGCGGTCCGGCGCCATGTCCGCCCGGGCATGACCCTGCACTTCGACATCGGGCCGAGGGCCGCGATACGGGCCGTGCTGCGCCAGTTCTGGGGGAAGAACCCTCAGTTCACACTTGCCCTGGTCGGAGTGGGCAGGGCGCACGCGGGGGATCTCATCCACGCGGGGCTGGCAAAGAGGGTCATAGCCGCATCATGCGTGGAGCACTTTCCACGCGCGGGCCCCATGAAAGTCATTCAAAGAGCATATGCGTCCAGGTCAGTCGAGTTCGAGCACTGGTCGGACTGCGCCATCATTCAGCGCTTCATGGCCGGAGCAATGGGCGTGGGATTTGTGCCCACCACCAGCATTCTGGGAAGCACCATGGAGAGCGCGAATGCCGCGGTCGGCGCATTCCGCGCGATGGACGACCCGTTCGGGAGCGGGCAGCGCATCGGCCTGGTGAAGGCACTCAATCCGGACATCTCATTCGTCCACGCGGTGGCGGCGGACCCGATGGGAAACGCCATCATCCTGGGAAGCGACGAGAACTTGTGGGGAGCAAAAGCCAGCGGGGGAGTTATTGTCTCGACGGAGAAGGTCGTTTCGACCGACTTCATCCGCTCGCATGCGTATTTGACGACCCTCCCGGCTTATATGACACGCGCCGTCTGTCCCACGCCTTTCGGAGCGCACCCGGGCCTTCTGAACAACTTCGGCTTCGACGAGTTCGATACCTATCTCCAGGACGACGATTTTCTCCGGATGTGCAGCGTGGCCGTGGAGTCGCCTGAGAAGCTCGACCAGCTCATTCATGAATGGGTCCTGTCGTGCGAAGACCATGAGGCCTACCTCCAAAAGCTGGGCGGCGAGCGCCTCAATCGTCTCAGAACACAGGCGGGCCTGCGACGCCAGGCCAGGGAAAAAGTCGAGTTGAGTTCTGCTGTCACACCGTCCGAGCCGACAAAAGACTACACGGACGCGGAAATGATGGTGGTTGCTTCCTGCCGCAAGATTGTGGAGACGATGACGCGCAAGGGCTTTGACCGTATCTTGCTGGGAGTCGGCGTTGGCCTGCTGGCAGGGGAGAGCGCGTACTTGACTCTCAAGGGCCAGGGCAAACTGGCGACGCTCATCACCGGCACGACTGGTCTCGGTCAGGAGCCCGTCGCACACCACGCGAGCCGCGTCGTGTCTGACTTCACGATGCTGCACAATACCGTGGAGGGCTATGCCGTCCACGTGGGCGGCCATACGAAAAGGTGCCTCGCAATCCTGGGCGCGGGCGAGATTGACCGGTACGGCAACATCAATACGTCTGAGATATCCGAGACCATGTTCCTGACGGGGTCCGGCGGCGGCAACGACGCATCATCGCAGGCGGCTGAGACGTTCGTCATAGGCCGGCAGTCAACGCGGCGCATGGTGGACAAGGTGCACTACGTCACCTCGTCGGGAGCGCGCGTGTCCACCTGTATTACGGACCTCGGCATCTTCGAGAAAGAGGTCAGGGATGGGGAGTTCCTGCTCACCGGCTACTACGCCCGCGATGGCCGTTCACAGGAGGACATCGTAAAAGATGTTCAAGCGCGGTGCGGGTGGCGGATCCGCGTATCGCCGCGGCTTGCTCCCGTGCCAGCCCCGAACTCTCAGGAGTTGGCGCTGGTGAGGGCGCTTGACCCCGACCGCTTGTATCTTCGCGAGTAG
- a CDS encoding MaoC family dehydratase N-terminal domain-containing protein — protein MAQGQHAVITEQMLQDVRKRIGVEWTPKDPFYNTQASRDTIRHFCDGIGDDNPLFRDEAYAKKTRWGRIMAPAGFYYSVFPAGRSVGLPGIHGWFSGGDWEFYRPLFLDELVVPYIKMTDFVEKKSTHAGRIFFQYSQVLFKTPSGDVPAKAIGWTARAERKAAGEHGREKHKAIKPATYTPAEMARIIKAAVEEKPRGATPRYWEDVQVGQEMEPIVKGPLSMRDMYAWLMGGGSPFMKAHGIFYKYVTRHPGSVMVDSTTGQIDVPELVHMEQTRASEIGVAGAYDYGPERMGWLFNLVTNWMGDDAFLWKLYAEVRRFNVVGDTNWLKGKVTRKYEDKGMRLVDLEIWADNQRGEITAPGHATVSLPSRQRGPAALPPKYTG, from the coding sequence ATGGCGCAGGGTCAGCATGCGGTCATCACCGAGCAGATGCTTCAGGATGTGCGGAAGCGCATCGGCGTGGAGTGGACGCCCAAGGACCCCTTCTACAACACGCAGGCCTCCCGCGACACCATCCGTCACTTCTGCGACGGCATCGGCGACGACAATCCCCTCTTTCGCGACGAGGCGTACGCCAAGAAAACGCGCTGGGGCAGAATCATGGCTCCGGCAGGCTTCTACTACAGTGTGTTCCCCGCCGGCCGCAGCGTGGGCCTGCCGGGCATTCACGGCTGGTTCTCCGGCGGCGACTGGGAGTTCTACCGGCCCCTCTTTCTCGACGAGTTGGTGGTGCCCTACATCAAGATGACGGACTTCGTGGAGAAGAAGAGCACGCACGCGGGGCGCATCTTCTTCCAGTACTCCCAGGTCCTGTTCAAGACGCCCTCCGGCGACGTTCCCGCCAAAGCTATTGGGTGGACGGCGCGCGCGGAGCGGAAGGCCGCGGGCGAGCACGGGCGGGAGAAGCACAAGGCCATCAAGCCCGCCACCTACACGCCAGCGGAGATGGCCCGCATCATCAAGGCCGCCGTGGAGGAGAAGCCCCGTGGCGCCACGCCGCGCTACTGGGAGGACGTGCAAGTCGGCCAGGAGATGGAGCCTATCGTCAAGGGGCCGTTGAGCATGCGCGACATGTACGCGTGGCTTATGGGCGGCGGCTCGCCGTTCATGAAGGCGCACGGCATCTTCTACAAGTACGTCACGCGCCACCCGGGCTCTGTCATGGTGGACTCCACCACGGGCCAGATTGACGTGCCGGAACTGGTGCACATGGAGCAGACCCGCGCCAGCGAGATCGGCGTGGCGGGCGCGTACGACTACGGCCCTGAGCGCATGGGGTGGCTCTTCAACCTGGTCACGAACTGGATGGGCGACGACGCATTCCTGTGGAAGCTCTACGCCGAGGTACGGCGGTTCAACGTCGTCGGCGACACCAATTGGCTCAAGGGCAAGGTGACGCGCAAGTACGAGGACAAGGGCATGCGGCTGGTGGACCTGGAGATATGGGCGGATAACCAGCGCGGCGAGATCACCGCGCCGGGCCACGCCACGGTCAGCCTGCCGTCGCGCCAACGCGGGCCTGCGGCGTTGCCTCCCAAGTACACGGGATAA
- a CDS encoding NACHT domain-containing protein encodes MKAGIPPSEVDTGNPGQEGMMISFTANELPRAIRKLLELNNFSVEGPVQIHGAEIDLVARHIGNPFQSPIYIEATIEYVDNDKYGKDIGKLAMISQLDPEAKRVIVSASGFSLPVQERAKIARVETLTYEDLFRRFEKFDPYISSFLNDSPVAADLRELARVYEEPFFDDKFGHVVATEFLQTWRNDTDAKSRWLVIVGEYGTGKTALTRILQLRWLADYRTNPVLPLPIRIELRNFSRQFDAKGLLHHFLDHNNLGHISVDFVLSLIRNGRVVLILDGYDEMAQYLHARERRSCLETLAELSAGGAKGIITSRPNYFTEVEELQVFETLYRSLKLGGYLQETEAQRFLEREKTIDELLSQFIDRFERVLRDLTPTQTEALVSRVLHHDPDGQAVVLGLLRRVFRSVQSGGDVLSLSGKPVIVGYLLDVVETLKRDPGARQTDSLTEWQIYKLIVDKLMLRDFERTPELSPDVRRAFLHKAAVLLAKRDQPFMTEDQFRDLIAQEFRQELLRLPADSRPGLLDQRFTDLRSSATLTRGGVGTIGWRFSHNSLREYLAAEFLINGLAAQQMLPSEVPITDAMRMFAASIQLEVRQNLLRNLSRAWKEPVNTAIRGQYLTLLWDGLVSLFGNNANGLNQVIRTVAGTPADFRSTRLARLGLSSESSAPNLNRADFSGAELTAVELCGADLGDALFCNATLENVNFSAASLTRASFRNALVVDCEFSGAELAGADFSQISPTDISIYLEGAGLKSRVRLQGARALGYLNFVGASTDPIPDIFVICNYPSFVVVDKIIEKLGEQAIRQRRGLEQRGAARQNVSTARAFVQFLERAKLVETKMNRKGVLYVTDRGREVFSEYAAAKQASEQFQGARPIPTILKSFLTDASRFG; translated from the coding sequence GTGAAAGCCGGCATTCCTCCTTCAGAAGTTGATACGGGCAATCCCGGTCAGGAGGGGATGATGATCAGCTTTACCGCCAACGAATTGCCCCGTGCCATTCGCAAGCTGCTTGAACTAAACAACTTTTCGGTCGAAGGCCCAGTTCAGATCCACGGCGCCGAGATTGATCTGGTTGCAAGGCACATCGGTAATCCGTTCCAGTCGCCGATCTATATCGAAGCAACGATCGAATACGTAGACAACGATAAGTACGGCAAAGACATCGGCAAGCTCGCGATGATCAGCCAACTTGATCCTGAGGCGAAACGAGTAATCGTTTCTGCTTCGGGTTTCTCTCTTCCAGTACAGGAACGGGCAAAGATAGCTCGCGTGGAAACGCTCACGTATGAGGACCTCTTTCGCCGGTTCGAAAAGTTTGATCCGTACATTTCGTCGTTCCTCAACGACTCCCCAGTTGCTGCTGACTTGAGAGAATTGGCGCGTGTGTATGAAGAGCCGTTTTTTGACGACAAGTTTGGGCATGTGGTAGCCACCGAGTTCCTGCAGACGTGGAGGAACGATACCGATGCAAAAAGTAGATGGCTCGTTATCGTTGGCGAGTATGGGACGGGCAAGACAGCGCTGACGAGAATCCTACAGTTGCGTTGGCTGGCGGACTATCGCACCAATCCCGTGCTACCCCTGCCGATTCGAATCGAGTTGCGAAACTTCAGTCGACAGTTTGATGCAAAGGGGTTGCTGCACCACTTTCTCGATCATAACAATCTAGGGCATATCTCTGTTGATTTCGTTCTCTCGCTAATTCGTAATGGCCGAGTCGTTCTCATACTAGACGGCTACGATGAAATGGCTCAGTACCTGCATGCACGCGAGCGTCGTTCCTGCCTCGAAACGCTAGCCGAACTGTCTGCTGGAGGCGCAAAAGGCATCATCACCAGCAGGCCCAACTACTTCACCGAGGTAGAGGAACTTCAGGTATTCGAAACGCTTTATCGTTCGCTCAAGCTCGGCGGCTACCTTCAAGAGACGGAGGCACAGCGGTTTCTGGAAAGGGAAAAGACGATTGATGAACTGCTAAGCCAGTTCATAGACAGATTCGAGCGAGTCCTCCGAGACCTAACTCCCACGCAAACCGAGGCACTGGTCTCTCGCGTACTGCATCACGACCCAGACGGGCAGGCCGTCGTGCTCGGTCTCCTCCGTCGGGTCTTCCGGTCGGTGCAGTCCGGCGGAGACGTGCTTTCGCTGTCAGGGAAACCGGTAATCGTTGGGTACTTGCTTGACGTCGTGGAAACCCTAAAACGTGATCCTGGTGCAAGGCAAACTGACAGTTTGACAGAGTGGCAGATCTACAAGTTGATTGTGGACAAACTGATGCTGCGCGACTTCGAGCGCACACCCGAACTCAGCCCAGATGTGAGACGCGCTTTCTTACACAAAGCTGCTGTCCTCTTGGCGAAACGAGACCAGCCTTTCATGACGGAGGACCAATTCCGAGATCTTATCGCTCAGGAGTTTCGCCAAGAGCTTCTCCGACTCCCCGCAGACTCCAGACCGGGCCTTCTCGACCAGCGGTTCACCGATCTTCGTAGTTCGGCTACTCTCACACGCGGGGGTGTTGGCACTATTGGATGGCGCTTCTCGCACAACTCCCTTCGGGAGTACCTAGCTGCTGAGTTTCTTATAAACGGACTTGCAGCCCAGCAGATGCTACCGAGCGAAGTGCCCATTACTGACGCGATGCGGATGTTCGCGGCGTCAATACAATTAGAGGTTCGACAGAATCTCCTGAGGAACCTTAGCCGTGCGTGGAAAGAACCGGTCAATACCGCGATCCGGGGCCAATATTTGACACTCTTGTGGGATGGTCTCGTATCGTTGTTTGGAAACAACGCAAATGGCTTGAATCAAGTGATCAGGACAGTGGCAGGAACCCCTGCGGACTTTCGCTCAACGAGACTGGCTAGGTTAGGACTCTCCTCCGAATCGAGCGCGCCGAATCTGAACAGGGCTGATTTCTCTGGCGCGGAACTGACCGCCGTTGAGTTGTGCGGAGCAGACTTGGGCGACGCGTTGTTCTGCAATGCCACGCTTGAGAACGTGAACTTCTCAGCCGCAAGTCTTACTAGGGCGTCATTCCGCAACGCGTTGGTTGTTGACTGTGAGTTTAGTGGGGCAGAGCTTGCAGGGGCGGATTTTTCGCAGATTTCGCCTACCGACATTTCCATATATCTGGAAGGAGCCGGGTTGAAGTCAAGGGTGCGCCTCCAGGGGGCACGGGCGCTTGGATACCTCAATTTCGTAGGTGCGTCCACGGATCCGATTCCTGACATATTCGTGATCTGCAACTATCCATCGTTTGTGGTCGTAGACAAGATCATCGAGAAGCTTGGAGAACAAGCAATCCGGCAACGTCGGGGGCTGGAGCAACGCGGTGCGGCACGTCAAAATGTTTCCACAGCGCGGGCATTCGTGCAGTTCTTGGAACGTGCCAAACTCGTCGAGACGAAGATGAACAGGAAGGGTGTCCTATATGTCACTGACCGTGGCCGAGAGGTTTTTTCCGAGTACGCGGCTGCGAAACAGGCCTCAGAACAGTTCCAAGGGGCTAGACCGATTCCAACTATTCTCAAGTCGTTCCTCACCGACGCCAGCCGCTTCGGCTGA
- a CDS encoding enoyl-CoA hydratase-related protein: MAYQNVLYETKGKIATVTLNNPESLNALSAPLVTDMVAALKEAELDDEVHVIILKGAGRAFCAGGNVSPANPSRAKNMSDIGADRNRINRSVRNWLEIWNIQKPVIAQVHGYCITGGTVLGILADITIVAEDAKISPTPVAGPLGAGLTAAAWAWRVGPKKAAELCYRTGTIISGREAAEMGWANRAVPADRLEADVWTLATEIARTPMELLVMEKAAITRMQETLGLRAALLFGAELDAIAHFTHPTQAFVARTREVGLKQASQEWKQKK, encoded by the coding sequence ATGGCGTACCAGAATGTGCTGTACGAGACGAAGGGCAAGATCGCGACGGTGACGCTGAACAATCCGGAGAGTCTGAACGCGCTCAGCGCGCCGCTGGTCACCGACATGGTGGCGGCGCTGAAGGAGGCGGAGCTCGACGACGAGGTGCATGTCATCATTCTAAAAGGCGCGGGCCGCGCGTTTTGCGCGGGCGGAAACGTGTCGCCGGCGAACCCGTCGCGGGCGAAGAACATGAGCGATATCGGCGCGGACCGCAATCGCATCAACCGCAGCGTCCGCAACTGGCTGGAGATATGGAATATCCAGAAGCCGGTCATCGCGCAGGTGCACGGGTACTGCATCACGGGCGGGACGGTGCTGGGCATCCTCGCGGACATCACGATTGTAGCGGAGGACGCGAAGATCAGCCCGACGCCCGTCGCGGGACCGCTGGGCGCGGGGCTGACGGCGGCGGCGTGGGCGTGGCGCGTCGGGCCGAAGAAGGCGGCGGAGCTGTGCTATCGCACCGGGACGATCATATCGGGTCGGGAGGCAGCGGAGATGGGCTGGGCGAACCGGGCCGTGCCCGCCGACAGGCTAGAGGCCGACGTCTGGACTCTGGCGACCGAGATAGCGCGGACACCAATGGAGCTGCTGGTCATGGAGAAGGCGGCGATCACACGAATGCAGGAGACGCTGGGACTGCGGGCGGCGCTGCTGTTTGGGGCGGAACTTGACGCGATCGCGCACTTCACGCATCCGACGCAGGCGTTCGTGGCGCGCACGCGGGAGGTCGGGCTGAAGCAGGCGTCGCAGGAGTGGAAACAGAAGAAGTAG
- a CDS encoding TM2 domain-containing protein yields the protein MALIDCPDCGKQVSPEAVSCPGCGRPVKGVGNAAGSVISDSGVTSQLQTKPAPVIVNPVKSRGTFIILGVLLGWLGIHNFYAGYYARGAVQLLIAVVLGWLIVGLVINIVWVVFELVAVKVDAKGNAMA from the coding sequence ATGGCATTGATTGATTGCCCGGACTGTGGCAAGCAGGTATCGCCTGAAGCGGTCTCCTGCCCGGGTTGCGGTCGTCCGGTAAAGGGAGTTGGGAACGCGGCTGGCTCAGTCATCTCCGACAGCGGCGTCACGTCGCAACTTCAAACCAAGCCCGCGCCTGTGATCGTCAATCCCGTCAAGAGTCGTGGCACGTTCATCATCCTCGGGGTCCTGCTTGGATGGTTGGGTATCCACAACTTCTACGCTGGCTATTACGCCAGAGGTGCGGTGCAGTTGCTCATCGCAGTTGTCCTAGGCTGGTTAATTGTTGGTCTTGTGATTAACATTGTCTGGGTAGTCTTCGAGTTGGTCGCTGTCAAGGTTGACGCTAAGGGAAATGCAATGGCATGA